In Clostridium sporogenes, one genomic interval encodes:
- a CDS encoding exonuclease domain-containing protein, whose protein sequence is MNFVAIDFETANEKRNSPCSIGIVVVKDGEIVEKVHYLIKPKEMRFMPINIGIHGIRLRMVQDELEFDKIWGKIKHYFNNNLVIAHNASFDMSVLRSTLKLYNIKMPSFEYICTMKLSKNFYSNIDNARLNTVNNFLGYKFQHHDALADAMACSNILLNISKELNSKNINEISKLVGVTLGYVNENGYKPSSIKGRISKRSNRQALKENKKIIESFSFTAFKEEVVVFTGGLASMTRDEAIILVKKLSGTVGSSVTKKTTYLVTNTNDIEDLNREEMSNKLKRAADLRKKGQNIKFLNEEAFLQKCKEK, encoded by the coding sequence ATGAATTTTGTAGCTATAGATTTTGAAACTGCTAATGAAAAAAGAAATAGTCCATGCTCTATAGGGATTGTGGTTGTGAAAGATGGGGAGATAGTAGAAAAAGTACATTATTTAATAAAGCCTAAGGAAATGAGATTTATGCCAATAAATATTGGAATTCATGGAATAAGGCTACGCATGGTCCAGGACGAATTAGAGTTTGATAAAATATGGGGTAAAATTAAGCATTATTTTAATAATAATTTAGTAATAGCTCATAATGCTTCCTTTGATATGTCTGTATTAAGAAGTACGTTGAAACTTTATAATATAAAAATGCCAAGTTTTGAGTATATATGTACAATGAAGCTCTCTAAAAATTTTTATAGTAACATTGATAATGCGAGATTAAATACAGTAAATAATTTCTTAGGATATAAATTCCAGCATCATGATGCTCTGGCAGATGCAATGGCATGTAGTAATATTTTACTTAATATATCAAAGGAATTAAATTCAAAGAATATTAATGAAATATCAAAATTAGTTGGAGTGACTTTAGGATATGTAAATGAAAACGGATATAAACCATCTTCCATTAAAGGAAGGATTTCAAAAAGATCTAATAGACAAGCTCTGAAGGAAAATAAAAAGATAATAGAAAGCTTTAGTTTTACTGCATTTAAAGAAGAGGTTGTTGTATTTACAGGTGGATTAGCTTCTATGACAAGAGATGAAGCAATTATATTAGTTAAAAAGCTTAGTGGAACTGTTGGAAGCTCTGTAACTAAGAAGACAACATACTTAGTTACAAATACAAATGATATAGAGGATTTGAATAGAGAAGAAATGAGCAATAAGCTTAAGAGAGCGGCAGATTTAAGGAAAAAAGGCCAAAATATAAAGTTCTTAAATGAAGAAGCATTCCTACAAAAGTGTAAAGAAAAGTAA
- a CDS encoding sensor histidine kinase produces MKHKKWKWNYYIISFIAFILILFFIDIYLEGSVGEYFVRELLDDREEVILSYSRYHEIRGTFRWDRLRSILTFIAISGFLIVEVSIYLASKISRNREKKKVVTQVEERLCQFRDDENPTEDQELRPIDVEIKSILNEKARIEQEKEMEIQKKNDLVTYLAHDLKTPLTAIIGYLSILEESEVPEKIQKDYLKKVLDKAYHLEELTNQFFDITRFNLQEIPVNKTKIDGEFFLQQITDEFYPLCIPKKLQIDLNISPNFKIYGDGGLLARVLNNILKNAISYSNKDSVIKVSGKEKGEITSITVENDGDIISEEELELIFQKFYRRDKARSQSSGSGLGLAIAKEIVERHGGTLKAESVNGHTTFSIHLLKSL; encoded by the coding sequence TTGAAGCATAAAAAATGGAAATGGAATTATTATATTATCTCATTCATAGCTTTTATACTCATATTGTTTTTTATTGATATATATTTAGAAGGCAGTGTTGGTGAATACTTTGTACGGGAATTACTTGATGATAGAGAAGAAGTAATATTAAGTTACAGTAGATATCATGAAATAAGGGGAACTTTTAGATGGGATAGATTAAGAAGCATATTAACATTTATAGCTATTTCGGGTTTTTTAATAGTGGAAGTTAGTATTTATCTTGCTTCTAAAATATCGCGAAATCGTGAGAAGAAGAAAGTAGTAACCCAAGTGGAGGAGAGACTATGTCAGTTTCGAGATGATGAAAATCCTACTGAAGATCAAGAGTTAAGGCCTATTGATGTGGAGATTAAATCAATTTTAAATGAAAAGGCAAGAATAGAACAAGAAAAAGAAATGGAAATTCAAAAGAAAAATGATTTGGTAACTTATTTGGCACATGATTTAAAAACCCCATTAACAGCTATTATTGGTTACTTGAGTATTTTGGAAGAATCTGAAGTTCCAGAAAAGATTCAGAAAGATTATTTAAAAAAGGTTTTAGATAAAGCCTATCATTTAGAGGAATTAACCAATCAGTTTTTTGATATTACAAGATTTAATCTTCAAGAGATTCCAGTAAATAAAACAAAAATTGATGGAGAATTTTTTTTGCAACAGATAACAGATGAGTTTTATCCATTGTGTATACCAAAAAAATTACAGATTGATTTAAATATATCACCAAACTTTAAAATATATGGTGATGGTGGCCTTTTAGCAAGAGTTTTAAATAATATTCTAAAAAATGCTATCAGCTATAGTAATAAAGATTCTGTTATTAAAGTTAGTGGTAAAGAAAAGGGAGAAATAACTAGTATAACTGTAGAGAATGATGGAGATATAATCTCTGAGGAAGAACTTGAACTAATATTTCAAAAATTCTACCGCAGAGATAAAGCAAGAAGTCAATCATCAGGGTCAGGATTAGGACTTGCTATTGCTAAAGAAATAGTAGAACGTCATGGCGGAACATTAAAGGCAGAAAGTGTAAATGGTCATACAACCTTTAGTATTCATTTACTAAAATCTTTATAA
- a CDS encoding response regulator transcription factor — protein MEKILIVEDDADIRDILKLYLEGQSYEILKAENGAEAMKQLIKQPDLVILDLMLPDIDGLSICKSIRKKYYYPIIMITAKNADQDKILGLSYGADDYITKPFNPLEVVARVKAQLRRYKQYDENITDTESIYYKALTLNQKSKQVSINGKEIKLTPTEFKILEVLLKRKGEVLSGEELFNLIWQDEYYSKSTNTITVHVRNLREKMGDSFEKPEYIKTVWGVGYIIEA, from the coding sequence ATGGAGAAAATTTTAATCGTCGAAGATGATGCCGACATAAGAGATATATTAAAGCTTTACTTGGAAGGTCAATCCTATGAGATATTGAAGGCTGAAAATGGGGCTGAAGCCATGAAGCAATTAATTAAACAACCAGATCTTGTTATTTTAGATTTGATGCTTCCAGATATTGATGGGCTAAGCATTTGTAAAAGTATTCGTAAAAAATATTATTACCCTATTATCATGATTACAGCTAAAAATGCAGATCAGGACAAAATATTAGGTTTAAGCTATGGTGCTGATGATTATATTACCAAGCCCTTTAATCCATTAGAAGTGGTTGCTAGAGTAAAGGCACAATTAAGACGTTATAAGCAATATGATGAAAACATAACTGATACGGAAAGTATTTATTATAAAGCGCTTACTTTAAATCAAAAGAGTAAACAAGTAAGTATTAATGGAAAAGAGATTAAGCTTACACCTACGGAGTTTAAAATATTAGAAGTTTTGTTAAAGAGAAAAGGGGAAGTTTTAAGTGGAGAGGAATTATTTAATTTGATTTGGCAAGACGAATATTATTCTAAATCAACTAATACTATTACTGTTCATGTTAGAAATTTAAGAGAAAAAATGGGTGATTCTTTTGAAAAACCCGAGTATATTAAAACAGTATGGGGGGTAGGCTATATCATTGAAGCATAA
- a CDS encoding dihydrofolate reductase family protein, giving the protein MKRKIILNLAMSIDGYIASKDGGFDWIVGDGDEKLDTEDKWDYDKFLNDVDTVVMGKNCYDQRFHNDFNDKKVYVATSQKLQDYGNIHFINGDICKVIEEEKEKEGKDIFLFGGGGLVDNFIKSNIIDEYIIGIIPTILGKGRPLFLENNPKIDLHLDQYIMDKGAVILRYSKI; this is encoded by the coding sequence ATGAAAAGAAAAATAATATTAAATTTAGCAATGAGCATAGATGGATATATAGCATCAAAAGATGGTGGATTTGATTGGATAGTTGGAGATGGAGATGAAAAATTAGATACTGAAGATAAATGGGATTATGATAAGTTTTTAAATGATGTGGATACTGTAGTTATGGGAAAAAATTGTTATGACCAAAGATTCCATAATGATTTTAATGATAAAAAAGTATATGTAGCAACCTCACAAAAATTACAAGACTATGGCAATATACATTTTATAAATGGTGATATATGCAAAGTAATAGAAGAAGAAAAAGAAAAAGAGGGTAAAGATATCTTCTTATTTGGTGGCGGAGGTCTTGTAGATAATTTTATTAAATCAAATATTATTGATGAGTATATAATTGGGATAATTCCTACAATATTAGGCAAAGGTAGACCTTTATTTTTAGAGAATAATCCTAAAATAGATTTACATTTAGATCAGTATATTATGGATAAGGGTGCTGTAATATTAAGATATTCAAAAATATAA